One segment of Mycolicibacterium sp. YH-1 DNA contains the following:
- a CDS encoding DUF3159 domain-containing protein: MTEAPTDERQPTLLDRMGGVTGLVLASVPTFAFVVVDAIAGLDAAIVAAVGTSVGLILLRVLRKEAIQPAVSGLIGVLVASLIAFYSGSAEGYFLPGIWASLVMAVIFAVSVLVRRPLVGVIWKLLTSADVGQSWRDDKVAVHAFDVATLAFVAVFTARFVVQEWLYGAGSTGWLAFARIAMGYPLLAVALLVTYWAVRRARGRLQVVRDEDR, encoded by the coding sequence ATGACCGAAGCGCCCACCGATGAACGGCAACCGACACTGCTCGATCGCATGGGCGGTGTGACCGGTCTGGTGTTGGCCAGCGTGCCCACCTTCGCCTTTGTCGTAGTCGATGCGATCGCCGGGCTGGATGCCGCAATAGTGGCCGCCGTCGGCACCAGCGTTGGCCTCATCCTGCTGAGGGTGCTTCGCAAGGAAGCGATACAACCAGCCGTTTCCGGCCTGATCGGAGTCCTCGTCGCGTCGTTGATCGCGTTCTACAGCGGTTCCGCCGAGGGCTACTTCCTGCCGGGCATCTGGGCAAGTCTGGTTATGGCCGTGATCTTCGCGGTCTCCGTGCTGGTGCGGCGGCCCCTTGTGGGGGTGATCTGGAAGCTGCTCACGAGCGCGGACGTGGGGCAGTCGTGGCGCGACGACAAGGTCGCTGTGCACGCGTTCGATGTGGCGACGCTCGCGTTCGTGGCGGTGTTCACCGCAAGGTTCGTCGTCCAGGAGTGGCTCTATGGCGCAGGGTCCACAGGCTGGTTGGCCTTCGCGCGGATCGCGATGGGCTATCCGCTGCTCGCTGTGGCGCTGCTGGTGACGTACTGGGCGGTCCGGCGCGCGCGGGGACGGCTCCAGGTCGTGAGAGACGAAGACCGCTAG
- a CDS encoding MerR family transcriptional regulator: MGWSTREVAELAGTSLRAVRHYHQVGLLAEPERRSNGYKQYGVAHLVRLVRIKRLTDLGFSLPQIAAMGTTDDHPEEALRDLDAELTATIERLQAARAELGLILEHSAPTDLPPEFVPPDTVAKMSDADRSLVVVLTRVLGPRGLEVYADLLQNAPDEPSLSAFDDLPTDADESTRQDMAESLAPYIRAIYVAHPGLLEARVDAPGGPRFADETIAGAMAELYNAAQLDVLRRAGEILRSAP; this comes from the coding sequence GTGGGATGGAGCACGCGTGAAGTCGCCGAACTCGCAGGCACCAGCCTGAGGGCGGTCCGGCACTACCACCAGGTCGGGCTTCTCGCCGAACCCGAACGTCGCTCCAATGGTTACAAGCAGTACGGCGTCGCCCACCTCGTCCGGCTGGTCCGGATCAAACGGCTGACCGATCTCGGGTTCTCACTCCCCCAGATCGCGGCGATGGGCACCACCGACGATCATCCGGAAGAGGCGTTGCGGGACCTCGACGCCGAACTCACCGCGACCATCGAACGGCTACAGGCGGCGCGCGCCGAACTGGGCCTCATCCTGGAGCACTCCGCGCCAACCGACTTACCGCCGGAGTTTGTCCCTCCGGACACCGTGGCCAAGATGTCCGACGCCGACCGTTCCCTGGTCGTCGTCCTGACCCGTGTTCTGGGGCCACGGGGCCTGGAGGTCTACGCCGACCTTCTGCAGAACGCCCCGGACGAGCCTTCGCTGTCCGCCTTCGACGACCTGCCGACCGATGCCGACGAATCAACCCGCCAGGACATGGCCGAAAGCCTCGCCCCCTACATTCGGGCGATCTACGTTGCGCACCCCGGCCTCCTTGAGGCCAGAGTCGACGCCCCCGGCGGACCGCGCTTCGCCGACGAGACCATCGCAGGCGCGATGGCGGAGCTGTACAACGCGGCGCAACTCGACGTCCTTCGCCGCGCAGGCGAGATCCTGCGCTCAGCCCCCTAG
- a CDS encoding DPP IV N-terminal domain-containing protein: MLAPYRRRRVPGSSLQPQWLSGGTRFWYQVGTQFVVVDPGDGSRRDAFDHDRLATALSVASHHAVTAADLPIMRVEIGDSVRFTAFESRWEWSDSAGTCVRLDDDVQVRPGEVMSPDESWVAFRRDGNIWVRSYDREQEFALTDDAERQFDYGGLPDATGARALMRVLGLPPPLLVSWSPDSTRLLVQRLDQRDLPELVLIESAPHDGGRPVEHRTRYPMPGEEAQVTMSWTVLNVVDRSVVRQDGPPTVITHPTALVYAWWTGKAGDAVHFLHQSRDARTLELRRLDPTSGATTTLISESGETRVDPTPQLGEPPMVHVLDSGEILWWSQRDGWGHVYLYSADGEQVSQVTAGQWLVRKILWVDEERRQVWFLAGGLNEKDPYVRQICRIGLDGSGFTRLTDDDLDHDALSPPDGGYLVDRASSSSQPPRSVVLDGDGAVLVELESPGTERLETLGWRPPERFRATAADGKTPIYGLLWRPHGFDPQRRYPVIEHIYPGPQIYRAGPSFNEPHYGEPEAFAALGFAVVAVDGRGGAGRSKAFHDHSYGDLGNAGALDDHVAAIRELGHRYSWLDTGRVGITGQSAGGFAAARALLMYPEFYSVAVSVSGNHDNGVNLAMWAEHYHGDVSAEGKRAISNATLAANLEGKLLLIHGELDDNAHPYQTLRLVDALIKADKDFDMLVIPGTEHALVGRTHYFLRRTWNYFVRHLHGTEPPSHRLAPLPMPNLGG, translated from the coding sequence ATGCTCGCCCCGTACCGGAGGAGGCGGGTGCCCGGCAGTTCACTGCAACCGCAATGGCTCTCGGGCGGTACGCGGTTCTGGTATCAGGTCGGAACTCAATTCGTGGTGGTAGATCCCGGTGACGGCAGCCGTCGTGACGCATTCGACCACGACCGGTTGGCCACCGCACTGTCCGTCGCGTCTCACCACGCAGTGACAGCGGCGGACCTGCCGATCATGAGAGTCGAGATCGGGGATTCGGTGCGGTTCACCGCGTTTGAGTCGCGCTGGGAGTGGTCCGACAGCGCAGGCACATGCGTGCGGCTCGACGACGACGTGCAGGTTCGACCCGGCGAGGTCATGTCCCCGGACGAGTCATGGGTCGCGTTCCGCCGCGACGGCAACATCTGGGTTCGCTCCTACGATCGTGAGCAGGAGTTCGCGCTGACCGACGACGCCGAGCGGCAGTTCGACTACGGCGGGCTGCCCGACGCGACCGGGGCACGAGCGCTGATGCGTGTGCTCGGTCTGCCGCCGCCACTGCTTGTCTCCTGGTCGCCGGACTCGACCCGACTCCTGGTGCAGCGCCTCGACCAACGCGACCTACCCGAACTGGTTCTCATCGAATCCGCTCCGCACGACGGCGGCCGACCAGTGGAGCACCGAACCCGCTACCCGATGCCAGGGGAAGAGGCGCAGGTGACGATGTCGTGGACTGTTCTGAATGTCGTTGACCGCAGCGTGGTCCGACAGGATGGCCCACCCACCGTGATCACACACCCCACCGCCCTCGTGTATGCGTGGTGGACGGGCAAGGCAGGCGATGCGGTCCACTTCCTGCACCAGTCCCGCGACGCCCGAACGCTGGAGCTGCGACGCCTCGACCCGACAAGCGGCGCAACCACCACACTGATCAGTGAGTCCGGTGAGACCCGCGTCGACCCGACTCCACAGCTGGGTGAGCCGCCAATGGTGCATGTGCTGGACTCCGGCGAGATCCTGTGGTGGTCGCAGCGTGACGGGTGGGGACACGTCTACCTGTACTCGGCCGACGGGGAGCAGGTTTCGCAGGTCACCGCCGGGCAGTGGCTCGTGCGCAAGATCCTGTGGGTCGATGAGGAGCGTCGGCAGGTGTGGTTCCTTGCGGGCGGGCTCAACGAGAAGGACCCATACGTCCGCCAGATCTGCCGGATCGGGCTCGACGGCTCCGGGTTCACCCGACTCACCGACGACGACCTCGACCATGACGCGCTGAGCCCACCGGACGGCGGGTACCTCGTCGACCGGGCCTCCTCGTCGAGCCAACCGCCGCGTTCGGTGGTGTTGGACGGAGACGGAGCGGTTCTCGTCGAACTCGAATCTCCGGGCACGGAAAGGCTGGAAACCCTTGGCTGGCGCCCTCCGGAACGGTTCCGCGCGACGGCCGCCGATGGCAAGACTCCGATCTACGGTCTGCTCTGGCGACCGCACGGCTTCGACCCACAGCGCCGCTACCCGGTGATCGAGCACATCTACCCCGGGCCGCAGATCTACCGAGCTGGCCCGTCGTTCAACGAGCCGCACTATGGCGAGCCCGAAGCGTTTGCCGCGCTTGGCTTCGCGGTGGTCGCTGTGGATGGGCGCGGTGGTGCCGGTCGTAGCAAGGCCTTTCATGACCACTCCTATGGTGACCTCGGAAATGCCGGTGCCCTTGACGATCACGTCGCTGCGATCCGCGAATTGGGCCACCGGTACTCGTGGCTTGACACCGGGCGGGTCGGGATCACTGGCCAATCCGCAGGTGGCTTCGCCGCCGCCCGTGCCCTGCTGATGTACCCCGAGTTCTATTCCGTGGCGGTCTCGGTGTCCGGCAACCACGACAACGGCGTGAACCTGGCCATGTGGGCCGAGCACTACCACGGTGATGTCAGCGCCGAGGGGAAGCGGGCCATCTCGAACGCGACCTTGGCCGCCAATCTGGAGGGCAAGCTGCTGCTCATCCACGGGGAACTCGACGACAACGCGCATCCGTATCAGACGCTGCGCCTCGTCGATGCACTAATCAAGGCGGACAAGGACTTCGACATGCTCGTCATCCCGGGAACCGAACACGCCCTGGTCGGCCGCACGCACTACTTCCTCCGGCGCACCTGGAACTATTTCGTCCGTCACCTGCACGGCACCGAACCACCCAGCCATCGCCTGGCACCGTTGCCGATGCCGAATCTAGGGGGCTGA